One genomic segment of Bacteroides caccae includes these proteins:
- a CDS encoding CapA family protein: MRHALFLMILFLSLSCTSRSQARRDSINTLSDTLSTPDSIMSADTLRLLFVGDLMQHQGQINAARTATGTYDYSACFEYVKEEIGSVDLAIANLEVTLGGKPYKGYPAFSAPDEFLTAIHDAGFNVLVTANNHSLDRGRSGLERTILLIDSLNIPHAGTYTNAEEREKKYPLLLEKNGFRIALLNYTYGTNGIAVTPPNIVNYIDTAIIAKDIEVSKTLHPDAIIACMHWGIEYQSLPDKEQKFLAGWLLQKGVDHVIGSHPHVVQPIEVRTDSLTNDKHLVVYSLGNYISNMSARRTDGGLMVKMELVKDSTVRLNNCEYSLVWTARPVQSEKKNHQLLPVNLPIELVPLKARNSLKIFTNDARSLFSKHNRGIKEYTFYKKK; this comes from the coding sequence ATGAGACATGCACTGTTTCTGATGATTTTATTTCTCTCCCTGTCCTGCACCTCCCGGTCGCAGGCAAGGAGAGATTCTATTAATACCTTATCTGATACTCTGTCGACACCCGACAGCATCATGTCTGCCGACACCTTGCGGCTTCTTTTCGTAGGCGATCTCATGCAACATCAAGGACAGATCAATGCTGCGCGTACCGCAACAGGGACTTATGATTACTCCGCTTGCTTTGAATACGTGAAAGAAGAAATTGGGAGTGTAGATCTTGCCATAGCCAATCTGGAAGTTACTTTGGGTGGAAAGCCCTATAAAGGTTATCCTGCTTTCAGCGCACCCGACGAATTCCTCACCGCCATTCACGACGCCGGTTTCAACGTACTGGTGACAGCCAACAACCACAGTCTCGACCGCGGAAGATCAGGATTGGAACGTACTATTCTTCTGATCGACTCTCTGAATATCCCTCATGCCGGTACGTACACCAATGCCGAAGAACGCGAAAAGAAATATCCGCTCCTGTTAGAAAAGAACGGATTCCGTATCGCCCTGCTCAACTATACGTATGGAACCAACGGAATCGCCGTTACTCCTCCCAATATCGTGAACTATATTGATACGGCTATTATCGCCAAAGACATCGAAGTGAGCAAGACACTGCATCCGGATGCCATTATCGCCTGTATGCATTGGGGAATCGAATATCAATCCCTTCCTGATAAAGAGCAAAAGTTCCTTGCCGGCTGGCTTCTTCAAAAAGGAGTAGACCATGTCATTGGTTCACATCCGCACGTTGTCCAACCAATTGAAGTCCGTACGGATAGCCTGACAAATGACAAACATCTTGTCGTATATTCTTTGGGAAATTATATTTCCAATATGTCCGCCCGCCGTACCGACGGCGGACTCATGGTAAAAATGGAACTGGTAAAGGATAGTACCGTCCGCCTCAACAACTGCGAGTATAGCTTAGTATGGACAGCACGACCGGTTCAATCTGAGAAAAAAAATCACCAATTACTTCCGGTAAACTTACCGATAGAGTTAGTTCCTTTAAAAGCCCGTAACTCGTTGAAAATCTTCACGAATGATGCGCGATCCCTTTTCAGCAAGCACAATCGGGGAATAAAAGAATACACTTTTTATAAAAAAAAGTAA